The following proteins come from a genomic window of Amaranthus tricolor cultivar Red isolate AtriRed21 chromosome 14, ASM2621246v1, whole genome shotgun sequence:
- the LOC130800278 gene encoding putative F-box/FBD/LRR-repeat protein At4g13965 → MEDYNSIKSYPNKQMEQNESTDRISSLHDELLGRILSFMPTKYAVATSILSPRWKNVYKLISTLDFDDSLITSNAPQHHDHFKRFVNGILQQCKKTYIDKFKLNCENDNYENSEIGIWVRAAVMLKVSKFEVTIQKDVHCMLPLPKWFTQHLVVLKLDCSFKVRVPKFVKFPNLKVLHLKEVTIEENGTNGLNMVLLGCTSLEELVIVDTQTQNLPIGLRYEIQFSELMCKNIIVLTLDCSYTLCIPSVVVFPKLKILFLKGITLKSMPRSLVPLVYYRKQVNDYHTLNGILSVSPLLEELVINGCNWGGGNLYLRNPMMEKLTIEDGLDGPIDQFSNCTVLLNLSKLVYFNYHVGLAKQYVIQNLNSVEQAQLEVCFNDLDYDDEQDLCDTMLELIEGIRFCRSLRLSAQCTEALTSGAFELPIFRNLIELNITLGVHVNWKDVVLDFLNCSPCLESLTLVQDGMDTELDGNFLLEAELVDCVYSKLKFINIRNFQGLEGETKMLMYFLKNATNLEEMVIHWKSANKPVVFLNIQQNVLSVPYSFCRSIRKVRT, encoded by the exons atgGAAGATTATAACTCAATAAAATCATACCCTAATAAGCAAATGGAGCAAAATGAATCCACAGATAGAATCAGCAGTTTGCATGACGAATTATTAGGTCGAATTCTATCTTTTATGCCTACAAAGTATGCTGTCGCTACAAGTATTCTTTCTCCTAGATGGAAGAATGTTTATAAATTAATCTCAACCCTTGATTTTGATGATTCCCTAATCACATCTAATGCTCCTCAACATCATGATCATTTTAAAAGGTTTGTGAATGGTATCTTACAACAATGCAAGAAAACTTATATTGATAAGTTTAAGTTAAATTGTGAGAATGACAATTATGAAAATTCGGAGATTGGAATATGGGTTCGTGCTGCAGTTATGCTTAAAGTGTCTAAATTCGAGGTAACAATCCAGAAAGATGTACATTGTATGTTACCTCTCCCTAAATGGTTCACTCAACATTTGGTCGTGTTGAAGTTGGATTGTAGTTTTAAAGTACGTGTGCCTAAATTTGTAAAGTTCCCAAATCTTAAGGTACTCCACCTTAAAGAAGTTACTATTGAAGAAAACGGTACAAATGGGCTTAATATGGTTTTATTAGGGTGTACATCACTTGAAGAATTAGTGATTGTTGATACTCAAACACAAAATTTACCTATTGGGTTACGATATGAAATACAATTTTCTGAATTGATGTGTAAGAATATAATAGTGTTAACGTTGGATTGTAGTTATACACTATGTATTCCGAGTGTTGTCGTATTTCCTAAGCTGAAAATATTGTTCCTAAAAGGAATAACATTAAAGAGTATGCCTAGAAGTTTAGTCCCTTTGGTTTACTATCGTAAACAAGTTAACGATTATCACACTCTTAATGGAATTTTGTCCGTGAGTCCATTACTCGAAGAATTGGTTATAAATGGGTGTAATTGGGGAGGTGGTAATCTTTACTTAAGGAATCCAATGATGGAAAAATTGACAATTGAGGATGGACTTGATGGACCAATCGACCAATTTAGTAATTGTACGGTTCTCTTAAATTTGTCGAAGTTGGTTTATTTTAACTATCATGTAGGGTTAGCTAAACAATATGTTATTCAAAATTTGAATTCTGTCGAACAAGCACAATTGGAGGTGTGTTTTAATGATTTGGATTACGATGATGAACAAGATCTTTGTGATACTATGCTCGAACTTATCGAAGGGATTCGTTTTTGTCGATCATTGCGTTTGTCCGCCCAATGCACGGAG gCCCTGACCAGTGGCGCTTTTGAACTGCCAATATTTCGTAATTTGATTGAATTAAACATCACTCTTGGCGTTCATGTTAATTGGAAGGATGTGGTGTTGGACTTTTTGAATTGCTCACCATGCTTGGAATCTCTCACCTTAGTGCAG GATGGGATGGACACAGAATTAGACGGAAATTTCCTACTAGAAGCTGAACTTGTGGATTGTGTGTATTCTAAGTTAAAGTTCATTAACATTAGAAATTTTCAAGGATTGGAAGGTGAGACGAAAATGTTGATGTACTTCCTTAAGAATGCTACTAATTTGGAGGAAATGGTTATTCATTGGAAATCAGCAAATAAGCCTGTGGTATTTCTCAATATACAACA GAATGTTCTCTCTGTTCCGTATAGTTTTTGCCGTTCAATTAGAAAAGTTCGAACATAG